From a single Thermothielavioides terrestris NRRL 8126 chromosome 1, complete sequence genomic region:
- a CDS encoding farnesyl pyrophosphate synthetase (orthologue of farnesyl diphosphate synthetase from Saccharomyces cerevisiae; orthologue of farnesyl diphosphate synthetase from S. cerevisiae) — protein sequence MAQKTTLKEFEAVFPKLEEALVEHAKSYNLPEQALEWYKRSLETNAVGGKCNRGMSVPDSTSLLLGRPLTEEEYFKAATLGWMTELLQAFFLVSDDIMDGSITRRGKPCWYRHEGVGMIAINDAFMIETAIYTLLKKYFRDHPRYIDLVELFHEVSFQTEIGQLCDLITAPEDAVNLDNFSMEKYRFIVIYKTAYYSFYLPVALALYLLDIATPKNLKQAEAILIPLGEYFQVQDDYLDNFGLPEHIGKIGTDIMDNKCSWLINQALAIVTPEQRRLLEENYGRKDKEKEAVVKKLYDELKLEQRYQAYEEKVVGEIREQIARIDESEGLKKGVFEAFLAKIYKRSK from the exons ATGGCGCAGAAAACGACCCTCAAGGAGTTCGAGGCGGTCTTCCccaagctggaggaggcgctcGTCGAGCATGCCAAGTCCTACAACCTCCCCGAGCAAGCGCTGGAGTGGTACAAGAGG TCACTCGAGACCAatgccgtcggcggcaagTGCAACCGCGGCATGTCGGTGCCGGACTCGacgtcgctgctgctcgggCGGCCCCTGACCGAGGAAGAGTACTTCAAGGCGGCGACGTTGGGCTGGATGAcggagctgctgcaggccTTCTTCCTCGTGTCGGACGACATCATGGACGGCAGCATCACGCGCCGCGGCAAGCCGTGCTGGTACCGCCACGAGGGCGTCGGCATGATCGCCATCAACGACGCCTTCATGATCGAGACGGCCATCTACACGCTGCTCAAGAAGTACTTCCGCGACCACCCGCGCTACATCGACCTGGTTGAGCTGTTCCACGAGGTCAGCTTCCAGACCGAGATCGGCCAGCTGTGCGACCTGATCACCGCGCCCGAGGACGCCGTCAACCTCGACAACTTCAGCATGGAAAAGTACCGCTTCATCGTCATCTACAAGACGGCCTACTACAGCTTCTACCTGCCTGTGGCCCTGGCGCTGTACCTGCTCGACATCGCGACCCCCAAGAACCtcaagcaggccgaggccatcCTGATCCCGCTGGGCGAGTACTTTCAGGTGCAGGACGACTACCTCGACAACTTCGGCCTGCCCGAACACATCGGCAAGATCGGCACCGACATCATGGACAACAAGTGCTCCTGGCTCATCAACCAGGCCCTGGCCATTGTGACGcccgagcagcgccgcctgctcgaggagAACTACGGCCGCAAGgacaaggaaaaggaggcGGTCGTCAAGAAGCTGTACGACGAGCTCAAGCTGGAGCAGCGGTACCAGGCCTACGAGGAGAAGGTGGTCGGCGAGATCCGCGAGCAGATCGCCAGGATCGACGAGAGCGAGGGCCTCAAGAAGGGCGTGTTCGAGGCCTTCCTGGCCAAGATCTACAAGCGCAGCAAATGA